One stretch of Pyxidicoccus trucidator DNA includes these proteins:
- a CDS encoding adenylate/guanylate cyclase domain-containing protein, producing MGDALRRLTLPSAGTLRALPGRASAAPGDTSRAMPPEGTVALVFTDVQGSTRLWERCGASMRAALEVHDGVLRSLLEDGSGYEVKTQGDSFMIAFSTVLEALRWCLEAQEALLRAPWPAELLMYPEAAEEAGPRGPLHRGLRVRMGVHVGEAECRVDERTGRTDYLGRMVNVAARVTSAGHGGQVLVSGTAWAQAAPSVEVLGRTAVRPLGSFRLKGIDDAVALVEVLPASLSDRRFGAPRAPRDRQGNVPVAREGLVGRSSELSTLRRWLADGARLVTVLGPGGMGKTRLASHFGALELESGAWEGGVWLCELAEAQTADALCHAVGQALGVALRRDGDPTEPVERLGRALGDCGDVLVILDNLEQAVRHVPATLGRWMALAPRARFVTTSREALRLPGERLLDLTPLAVPEPGEVRLEEIARSDAVRLFVQRAREARGDFELTVDDAPRVADIVRQLDGIALALELAAARMGLLSVSQLRERLPRRFELLRGGRRDASARQATLRGAIDWSWNLLEPVEQMALARCSVFRGGFTLEAAEVVLALPPDAPDVLEVLESLRSKSLLRVLEAEGPDGEPRLGQYESIRQYAAAKLRDLRGGETLAERHADWYLTLARGLRERVRSARGAEALRQLAVERENLLAACDNALLVMPATVGSVERALEALVALEPEVITRGPVSLLLARLDSALAIAGTVAVSPLLVAEALAVRGRVLLEAGHLDAARKDLEGARSTLRVLGTVAGEKRVLVDLSIVARHEGEVARAWALVLEAQQLPSEGDRWLEAYAVGNLGLVEQARCGAEAAIPHLRSAQALFRDVGDVTFEVGFLTNCAVAIGEAGRTREALALLEDAMTRSASVGDRVGHALARLNLGCFLLEEGRSLEAREHLLSAGRMGRQLGQRLLEGTALGELGRAELALGAMEAAWARLSEAVSGLGRVSRGQALRFAIHRAAVEAFLGDPAAAEASFVVLEGAMELRDDPVLRELGALLRAAVDVADARALPEGRERARQLREAARRRMDRARRAPAEAASSDLRGALRFLEDALGPLTPDEGGTTPPVLA from the coding sequence ATGGGAGATGCTTTGCGAAGGCTGACTCTTCCCTCGGCGGGCACACTGCGAGCCCTCCCGGGCCGTGCGTCGGCGGCTCCGGGAGACACGTCACGGGCCATGCCGCCCGAGGGCACGGTGGCGCTGGTCTTCACGGACGTGCAGGGCTCCACCCGGCTGTGGGAGCGCTGTGGCGCGAGCATGCGCGCCGCATTGGAGGTGCATGACGGGGTGCTGCGCTCGCTGCTCGAGGACGGCTCCGGCTATGAGGTGAAGACGCAGGGCGACTCCTTCATGATTGCGTTCTCCACGGTGCTGGAGGCGCTGCGCTGGTGCCTGGAGGCGCAGGAGGCGCTGCTGCGCGCGCCGTGGCCGGCGGAGCTCCTCATGTACCCCGAGGCGGCGGAAGAGGCGGGGCCGCGCGGGCCGCTGCACCGGGGGCTGCGCGTGCGCATGGGCGTGCACGTGGGCGAGGCCGAGTGCCGCGTCGACGAGCGCACGGGCCGGACGGACTACCTGGGCCGCATGGTGAACGTGGCGGCGCGGGTGACGTCGGCGGGCCATGGCGGACAGGTGCTGGTGAGCGGCACTGCCTGGGCCCAGGCCGCGCCCTCCGTGGAGGTGCTGGGCCGTACCGCGGTGCGCCCGCTGGGCTCCTTCCGCCTCAAGGGCATCGACGACGCGGTGGCGCTGGTGGAGGTGCTGCCTGCCTCGCTGTCGGACCGGCGCTTCGGCGCGCCGAGGGCGCCGCGTGACAGGCAGGGAAACGTGCCGGTGGCGCGGGAAGGGCTGGTGGGCCGGAGCTCGGAGCTGAGCACGCTGCGGCGCTGGCTCGCGGACGGTGCGCGGCTCGTCACGGTGCTGGGACCCGGGGGCATGGGCAAGACGCGGCTGGCCTCGCACTTCGGCGCGCTGGAGCTGGAGTCGGGCGCGTGGGAGGGCGGCGTCTGGCTGTGCGAGCTGGCGGAGGCGCAGACGGCGGATGCGCTCTGCCATGCCGTGGGCCAGGCGCTGGGCGTGGCGCTGCGGCGGGACGGCGACCCCACGGAGCCGGTGGAGCGGCTGGGCCGCGCGCTGGGCGACTGCGGGGACGTGCTGGTCATCCTCGACAACCTGGAGCAGGCGGTGCGGCACGTGCCGGCCACGCTCGGGCGGTGGATGGCGCTGGCCCCGCGCGCGCGCTTCGTCACCACCTCGCGCGAGGCGCTGCGCCTGCCCGGCGAGCGCCTGTTGGATTTGACGCCCCTGGCGGTGCCGGAGCCAGGCGAAGTGCGGCTGGAGGAGATTGCCCGCTCGGACGCGGTGCGCCTGTTCGTCCAGCGCGCGAGGGAGGCCCGGGGCGACTTCGAGTTGACGGTGGATGACGCGCCCCGCGTCGCGGACATCGTGCGCCAGTTGGACGGCATTGCCCTGGCCCTGGAGCTGGCGGCGGCGCGCATGGGGCTGTTGAGCGTGAGCCAGCTCCGCGAGCGGCTGCCGCGCCGCTTCGAGCTGCTGCGTGGAGGCCGGCGGGACGCCAGCGCGCGGCAGGCCACGCTGCGCGGTGCCATCGACTGGTCCTGGAACCTGCTGGAGCCCGTCGAGCAGATGGCCCTGGCGCGGTGCTCGGTGTTCCGCGGGGGCTTCACGCTGGAGGCGGCGGAGGTGGTGCTGGCGCTGCCTCCCGACGCGCCGGACGTGCTGGAGGTGCTGGAGTCGCTGCGCTCCAAGTCGCTGCTGCGGGTGCTGGAGGCGGAGGGTCCGGACGGGGAGCCGCGACTGGGACAGTACGAGAGCATCCGCCAGTACGCCGCCGCGAAGCTGAGGGATTTGCGCGGGGGGGAGACGCTGGCGGAGCGACATGCGGACTGGTACCTCACGCTGGCGCGGGGCCTGCGCGAGCGGGTGCGCAGCGCCAGGGGCGCGGAGGCGCTGCGGCAGCTGGCAGTGGAGCGGGAGAATCTCCTGGCCGCGTGTGACAACGCGCTGCTGGTGATGCCGGCCACGGTGGGCTCCGTGGAGCGGGCCCTGGAGGCGCTGGTCGCGCTGGAGCCGGAGGTCATCACTCGCGGGCCGGTGAGTCTGCTGCTGGCGCGGCTGGACTCGGCGCTGGCGATTGCGGGCACCGTCGCCGTCTCCCCGCTGCTGGTGGCCGAGGCGCTGGCGGTGCGGGGCCGGGTGCTGCTGGAGGCGGGGCACCTGGACGCGGCGCGGAAGGACCTGGAAGGGGCGCGCTCCACGCTGCGGGTGCTGGGGACGGTGGCGGGGGAGAAGCGCGTGCTGGTGGACCTGTCCATCGTCGCCCGCCACGAGGGCGAGGTGGCCCGCGCCTGGGCGCTGGTGCTCGAGGCGCAGCAACTGCCCTCGGAAGGCGACCGCTGGCTGGAGGCGTACGCGGTGGGCAACCTGGGACTGGTGGAGCAGGCGCGCTGTGGCGCGGAGGCGGCCATTCCCCACCTGCGCTCGGCGCAGGCGCTGTTCCGCGACGTGGGGGACGTGACGTTCGAAGTGGGCTTCCTCACCAACTGCGCGGTGGCCATTGGCGAGGCGGGGCGTACGCGCGAGGCGCTGGCGCTGCTGGAGGATGCGATGACCCGCTCGGCCAGCGTGGGAGACCGGGTGGGCCACGCACTGGCGCGCCTCAACCTGGGCTGCTTCCTGTTGGAGGAGGGCCGGTCGCTGGAGGCGCGCGAGCACCTGCTGTCGGCGGGGCGCATGGGACGGCAGCTGGGCCAGCGGCTCCTGGAGGGCACGGCGCTGGGCGAGCTGGGCCGCGCGGAGCTGGCGCTGGGCGCGATGGAGGCGGCATGGGCGCGGCTGTCGGAAGCCGTGTCCGGCCTGGGCCGGGTGTCGCGAGGCCAGGCGCTGCGCTTCGCCATCCACCGCGCGGCGGTGGAGGCCTTCCTGGGAGACCCCGCGGCGGCGGAGGCGAGCTTCGTGGTGCTGGAGGGGGCGATGGAGCTGCGGGACGACCCGGTGCTGCGCGAGCTGGGCGCGCTGCTACGTGCGGCGGTGGACGTGGCCGACGCGCGAGCCCTGCCGGAAGGCCGCGAGCGGGCAAGGCAGCTCCGGGAAGCGGCGCGTCGGCGCATGGACCGGGCGCGCAGGGCTCCGGCGGAGGCGGCCTCCTCCGACCTGCGCGGGGCACTGCGCTTCCTGGAAGACGCGCTGGGTCCGCTCACGCCTGACGAGGGAGGCACCACGCCCCCGGTACTGGCATGA
- a CDS encoding MBL fold metallo-hydrolase gives MARFKVRWGRLFGMFLVAGLLAGGVKLFTAELPAAPAHARAVPDLKALPEVEVCWLELSRSDVWGQLGTAGLTRTGTWRNTASGLLVRHPQGDVLIDAGYSPNVHEEVKQRPPLARFFNESALKGIRDRSTLAAAFQKVGATPEGLKWFIPSHAHLDHLGGMVELRQVPVLLPAEEKALIEGWRTRKEVFPEHAQAVEGRMTAMAFEPRPYENFDESFDVFGDGAVVVARIPGHTPGSIATFVNLSPERRLVHVGDTVNLVESVERRLPKSTLLQFFTDTDSEAARDQVARLSQLHELAPELQFLPAHDRDAWEKFFGSAPGCVKAR, from the coding sequence ATGGCGAGATTCAAGGTTCGTTGGGGCCGCCTCTTCGGGATGTTCCTGGTCGCGGGGTTGCTCGCGGGCGGCGTGAAGCTGTTCACGGCGGAGCTGCCTGCCGCGCCCGCGCATGCCCGGGCCGTGCCGGACTTGAAGGCCCTGCCCGAGGTGGAGGTGTGCTGGCTGGAGCTGTCGCGCAGCGACGTCTGGGGCCAGCTCGGCACGGCGGGGCTCACGCGCACGGGCACGTGGCGGAACACGGCCTCCGGGCTGCTGGTGCGGCATCCCCAGGGAGACGTGCTCATCGATGCGGGCTACAGCCCGAACGTGCACGAGGAGGTGAAGCAGCGGCCCCCGCTCGCGCGCTTCTTCAACGAGTCGGCGCTGAAGGGGATACGTGACAGGTCCACGCTGGCGGCGGCGTTCCAGAAGGTGGGCGCCACGCCAGAGGGCCTGAAGTGGTTCATCCCCTCGCACGCGCACCTGGACCACCTGGGCGGCATGGTGGAGCTGCGGCAGGTGCCGGTGCTGCTGCCGGCGGAGGAGAAGGCGCTCATCGAGGGCTGGCGGACGCGCAAGGAGGTCTTCCCCGAGCACGCCCAGGCGGTGGAGGGGCGCATGACGGCCATGGCCTTCGAGCCCCGGCCCTATGAGAACTTCGACGAGAGCTTCGACGTCTTCGGGGACGGCGCGGTGGTGGTGGCGCGGATTCCCGGCCACACGCCGGGCAGCATCGCCACCTTCGTGAACCTCTCACCCGAGCGGCGGCTGGTGCACGTGGGCGACACCGTCAACCTCGTCGAGTCGGTGGAGCGGCGCCTGCCCAAGAGCACGCTGCTCCAGTTCTTCACGGACACGGACTCGGAGGCCGCGCGCGACCAGGTGGCCCGGCTGTCCCAGCTCCACGAGCTGGCCCCCGAGCTGCAATTCCTCCCCGCGCATGACCGCGACGCGTGGGAGAAGTTCTTCGGAAGCGCGCCGGGCTGCGTGAAGGCGCGGTAG
- a CDS encoding DUF6896 domain-containing protein: MDGEVARKLEAAVRAVVSEAPAPTPQELLQEDDVPSVAHGWLLLCLLRQVSRQRWVTQMVKERITGRGLDEDEGDVPGYAGWRYNFHGIGCCFEGPGELIDVDFHDEEGASIDAYFFAHRIESLTAPELPEARLRALLPGASLLAAAIDDLSAVGLFGRPQRQNVFRLPAELETLAESAAALDLSNDEATARCLAHLRDFEALVSRPGGEVFQAKVEAVRQSRRNWLLAQAGSPWTAGDALAALESLSTDEEQVRACTRVIEHGPVSAATAEAVQRLDRMPGAAGSDAVLRLALERLSPTEHHPYSMHAAAHYLLKRGIERERVLEAMLAFARVNPVKGYGGNPFIGDFALLALEYAHEHARELVRLALRSTTPIARQLVTAVLFVLDRPWCHHELAAALQGMEREPGALALVVALSRSRSDLARAMAARWRREHPLHVSEGPGFTWDEVEEENAAAWLDEALTKARKWVEQAGARVPETLD; the protein is encoded by the coding sequence ATGGACGGCGAAGTCGCACGGAAGCTCGAGGCGGCGGTGCGCGCCGTGGTGTCGGAGGCGCCCGCGCCGACGCCACAGGAGCTACTCCAGGAGGACGACGTCCCCTCGGTGGCGCATGGCTGGCTCCTGCTGTGCCTGCTTCGGCAGGTCAGCCGGCAGCGCTGGGTGACGCAGATGGTGAAGGAGCGCATCACCGGACGCGGCCTCGACGAGGATGAAGGCGACGTGCCGGGGTACGCGGGCTGGCGGTACAACTTCCATGGCATCGGCTGCTGCTTCGAGGGCCCGGGCGAGCTGATCGACGTGGACTTCCATGACGAGGAGGGGGCGTCCATCGACGCGTACTTCTTCGCCCATCGAATCGAGTCGCTCACCGCGCCCGAGCTGCCCGAGGCCCGGCTCCGCGCGCTCCTGCCCGGCGCGTCGCTCCTGGCGGCCGCCATCGATGACCTGAGCGCGGTGGGGCTCTTTGGACGGCCCCAGCGACAGAATGTGTTCCGGCTCCCCGCCGAGCTGGAGACGCTCGCGGAGAGCGCGGCGGCGCTCGACCTATCGAACGACGAGGCCACCGCGCGGTGCCTCGCGCACCTGCGCGACTTCGAGGCGCTGGTGTCTCGCCCGGGGGGGGAGGTGTTCCAGGCGAAGGTCGAGGCGGTGCGCCAGTCCCGGCGGAACTGGCTCCTCGCGCAAGCCGGGAGTCCCTGGACGGCGGGCGACGCCCTCGCGGCCCTGGAGTCGCTCTCCACCGACGAGGAGCAGGTCCGTGCCTGCACGCGGGTCATCGAGCATGGCCCGGTGTCCGCGGCGACGGCGGAAGCCGTGCAGCGGCTGGACAGGATGCCAGGGGCCGCCGGGAGCGACGCCGTGCTGCGCCTCGCGCTGGAGCGGCTGTCCCCCACGGAGCACCACCCCTATTCCATGCACGCCGCCGCGCACTATCTGCTGAAGCGGGGAATCGAGCGGGAGCGCGTCCTCGAAGCGATGCTCGCCTTCGCACGGGTGAACCCGGTGAAGGGCTACGGTGGCAACCCGTTCATCGGCGACTTCGCGCTGCTCGCGCTGGAGTATGCGCACGAGCACGCGCGTGAGCTGGTGCGCCTGGCGCTGCGCTCCACCACGCCCATCGCGCGGCAGCTCGTCACGGCCGTGCTCTTCGTGCTGGACCGGCCCTGGTGTCACCACGAGCTGGCGGCGGCCCTCCAGGGAATGGAGCGTGAGCCGGGGGCGCTGGCGCTGGTGGTGGCGCTGTCCCGGAGCCGCTCGGACCTGGCGCGTGCCATGGCTGCCCGCTGGCGCCGGGAGCACCCGCTTCACGTCTCGGAAGGCCCGGGCTTCACCTGGGACGAGGTGGAGGAGGAGAACGCGGCCGCCTGGCTCGATGAGGCGCTGACGAAGGCGCGCAAGTGGGTGGAGCAGGCGGGGGCGCGCGTTCCCGAGACGCTGGACTGA
- a CDS encoding YqgE/AlgH family protein, whose translation MKGLARRHLVVLLACALLMLVALPRIIGGLKADEAPFRAPAPGLLLVARPHRVSGLFDQTVVLLLETGGERTWGLVLNRARPRPAEVPTTGVDRWGGPVHPEHRITLARGDTVPAQARRVFEDLSWYEGTREPGASGGTSLTFAGMAAWGPGQLEEELAQGAWWLVEGSTRAVFTAPEASWAEHAARRL comes from the coding sequence GTGAAGGGGCTCGCCCGACGGCACCTCGTGGTCCTGCTCGCCTGTGCGTTGCTGATGCTCGTGGCCCTGCCGCGCATCATCGGCGGGCTCAAGGCGGATGAGGCTCCGTTCCGAGCGCCGGCACCGGGCCTCCTGCTGGTGGCGCGGCCGCACCGGGTGAGCGGCCTGTTCGACCAGACGGTGGTGCTCCTGCTGGAGACAGGCGGCGAGCGCACGTGGGGGCTCGTGCTCAACCGTGCGCGGCCCCGCCCGGCGGAGGTGCCGACGACGGGCGTGGACCGCTGGGGCGGCCCCGTGCATCCCGAGCACCGCATCACCCTGGCGCGCGGGGACACGGTCCCCGCGCAGGCCCGCCGCGTCTTCGAGGACCTGTCCTGGTACGAGGGCACGCGGGAGCCAGGCGCGTCCGGGGGCACGTCACTCACCTTCGCGGGCATGGCGGCCTGGGGCCCGGGCCAGCTCGAGGAGGAGCTGGCCCAGGGCGCGTGGTGGCTGGTGGAGGGCAGCACCCGCGCCGTGTTCACCGCGCCCGAGGCGTCATGGGCGGAGCACGCGGCGCGGCGACTGTGA